The Humulus lupulus chromosome 3, drHumLupu1.1, whole genome shotgun sequence genome window below encodes:
- the LOC133825139 gene encoding uncharacterized protein LOC133825139 — MDSEDVFEHYRVAATSSGQKKNSKRAREESSKTASKKARTDDPPATAPSKENSPPPSPLEQPASTPSVDQNSNPTTPADQQPSPKAPSSQSLRTQPEGSLPNIVVSYAKERIYKLSKHKRSQEAITETNSMETDQVINKGLNEIVSGLLTITAGWRRAGALVSRGRNFDTRLAEAKKAFEAKNNKLTKLNGELLKEKTELSKQKEELLEQKPTLTEELLETQNALKKSNEAREKFRESATLNYQQAVQLKLNLIASRQEAEELEN; from the exons atggactctgaggacgtgttcgagcattacagGGTTGCTGCCACCTCTTCTGGCCAGAAGAAGAACAGCAAGAGGGCTCGGGAGGAAAGCAGTaaaactgcctcaaagaaggcccgaactgaCGACCCTCCGGCTACCGCCCCTTCAAAGGAGAATTCACCACCTCCATCGCCACTCGAGCAGCCAGCCTCAACTCCTTCGGTCGATCAAAATTCCAATCCTACAACACCCGCTGACCAGCAACCTTCTCCTAAGGCTCCTAGCAGCCAATCATTGCGTactcagcccgaaggctccctgcccaatATCGTGGTCAGCTATGCCaaggagagaatatacaagctctccaagcataaaCGCAGTCAGGAAGCTATTACTGAAACTAACTCTATGGAGACTGATCAAGTTATCAATaaagggctgaacgagatagttagc GGACTACTGACCATAACTGCTGGTTGGCGtcgtgctggggcgttggtgtctCGGGGCAGGAATTTCGATACCAGGCTCGCTGAGGCTAAGAAAGCATTCGAAGCTAAAAACAACAAGCTTACTAAACTGAATGGTGAGTTGCTTAAGGAGAAAACAGAGCTGTCTAAGCAGAAAGaagaactgctcgagcaaaaacCTACTTTGACTGAGGAGCTGCTGGAAACCCAGAACGCCCTGAAGAAATCCAACGAAGCCagggaaaaattcagggaaagcgcCACACTCAACTATCAACAAGCTGTACAACTCAAGCTTAATCTGATCGCAAGCAGGCAGGAGGCAGAGGAACTCGAAAATTGA